Proteins encoded within one genomic window of Candidatus Woesearchaeota archaeon:
- the nirD gene encoding nitrite reductase small subunit NirD, producing the protein MAQQIKIGMIADFPEGEGKVVEFDGEKYAVFKIDGRLFATTNTCPHQGGPLGDGMLSGCQVTCPLHGWVFDVKSGQCQNFETVTIETFPVVANENGEVFLVIE; encoded by the coding sequence ATGGCGCAACAGATAAAAATAGGGATGATTGCTGATTTTCCTGAGGGAGAAGGCAAGGTTGTTGAATTCGATGGGGAAAAATATGCAGTGTTCAAGATTGACGGCAGGCTATTTGCCACAACCAATACATGCCCGCACCAGGGCGGGCCTTTGGGGGATGGCATGCTTTCCGGATGCCAGGTCACATGCCCCCTGCATGGCTGGGTCTTTGATGTAAAATCCGGGCAATGCCAGAACTTTGAGACTGTAACCATAGAAACATTCCCTGTCGTTGCCAATGAAAATGGAGAAGTATTTCTGGTGATTGAATAA